One genomic region from Bartonella australis AUST/NH1 encodes:
- a CDS encoding hemolysin family protein: protein MVDKVNTQNNSQIPPNTEDPSQRANHTRKDSLLGHLFSFLRGRNRASLRDNFTDVLAADNEKGTKPFSPEERVMLHNILRLHEARVDDIMIPRSEIEALEISSSLGEVLKYFEKIGHSRMPVYAETLDDPRGMIHIRDILNYMTRFMTGSTEDKQKFDLLQLSHADLHKPISELNLIRTVLFVPGSMLASQLLTRMQATRTQMALVIDEYGGTDGLVSIEDIVELVVGDIEDEHDNADNVIICEPDNKWLVDAKTELEDVEKALGPDFVVGEYGEEVDTIGGLIVSILDRIPSKGEIIEAIPGYQFRILEADKRRIKRLRILRIPKNEHLEGNTIPEG, encoded by the coding sequence ATGGTGGATAAAGTTAATACACAAAATAACAGCCAGATACCCCCTAACACCGAAGATCCCTCTCAGCGGGCAAATCATACAAGAAAAGACTCACTGTTGGGCCATTTATTCTCGTTCTTACGTGGCCGTAATCGTGCATCATTGCGCGATAACTTTACTGACGTGCTAGCTGCCGATAACGAGAAAGGCACAAAGCCCTTTTCACCTGAAGAGCGCGTTATGTTACATAATATTCTACGTTTGCATGAAGCGCGTGTCGACGATATTATGATTCCGCGTTCTGAAATTGAAGCGTTAGAAATAAGCTCCTCTCTTGGAGAAGTCCTAAAATATTTCGAAAAAATTGGCCATTCCCGCATGCCCGTTTACGCTGAAACTTTAGATGATCCGCGAGGTATGATCCATATCCGCGATATCCTGAACTATATGACCCGCTTTATGACGGGCTCGACCGAGGATAAACAGAAATTCGATTTGCTCCAATTAAGCCACGCAGATTTACATAAGCCTATCAGCGAGCTAAACCTCATTCGAACAGTTCTGTTTGTTCCTGGTTCTATGCTTGCAAGCCAATTATTAACACGTATGCAAGCTACACGAACACAAATGGCTTTGGTCATTGATGAGTATGGTGGCACAGATGGTTTGGTTTCTATAGAAGATATTGTTGAATTAGTCGTCGGTGATATCGAAGATGAACATGATAATGCTGACAATGTTATTATCTGCGAACCCGATAATAAATGGCTCGTTGATGCAAAAACTGAATTAGAAGATGTAGAAAAAGCTCTGGGTCCTGATTTCGTCGTTGGAGAATATGGTGAGGAAGTCGATACTATCGGCGGCTTGATCGTTTCTATTCTTGACCGTATTCCTTCAAAAGGTGAAATTATTGAAGCTATACCCGGTTACCAATTTCGCATTTTAGAAGCCGATAAGCGCCGAATTAAGCGGTTACGCATTCTTCGTATCCCCAAAAATGAACATCTTGAGGGAAACACTATTCCTGAAGGATGA